ttacaatttttttccatgtatcccttaaatttggattttcagaaaacctgccaaatttttatataaaacattatggtcgaagtttacattaagtaattctagtaaaatgtattaatactcgtaatacgcgtattatatttaatttaatgcaattttattataaaactatgtttattaaaaaaagctagcaatattatattataaataaatcaagatctcaaaaatgtctgtctcctcttttgcctttgccatttttatcgataaccatctacaaacaaaccggtaacaacactatcgctcagcgacagtgacttctcggaaatagactccgatcagtcgctcgaccgatccgcatattgtatgagggcgagcggcctatgttggtaaacaaatcgagtcaacacgaccgataatatttgtaatttttaagtttaaaaaaggtttaaaagtagtatacaagtaataatgtgattaaaaaatacttacgtatgaaaggtaacgctatgttttagtaaatttgacgtggcagatctttttttgaagcaaaaaacagaataatttggcattttttgaaggacgttgattcaatcgcgcaactagatttagtctagtgatcagtgcggctgcaactagttttattgtacgcatatggccatttggccttataccttgacagaggggaacgcctgtacatggctactcccctccgtgttgctctttggatCGGAccaaataaatctatttttaaatcgatatgttCTACTGAATTGATTCAGTGAATCGATATTTCACCCTTGAAAATCGACATTCGATTTTTCGGTTTTggtaaaattcataaaattatttacaattagctGAAGCTTCAGCTATATAGCTGAATGTACTCGTAATATTACGGTGTTCGGTGTTGCCTGTTAAAAGGttaataactcaaaaacttGTAAAATAGTATTCCTTGTATCCACTTTCACATTTCATTCACGATCTActcttcatattttatttttttatttgctatcACTCACTCATCTCTTTCTCTACACACTCTCATCTTTTATGACACGGtactcaaaaataataaaacacaaacaccaaacaaaaatttatttacaaaacagagTTATCGAATCAATGATTAATTTCAGTCGGCCTTAAACCATTTCACTGCTTCCTTTGTATCTTCAACCGGAACCTCTATAGTAAATAACTTATATTCTTTCTGTACCCGACCGGTTGTTGAATCTGTATTTGTTAAGGCGTAAATAAAACCGCAGGTTTCACGGGCGTAGCCAGGGGGTGGTTTTGGGGGTTCAAACCCCCcaaattataaatgcaacttgagcagttctttaacactttgagcaatttaaaatattgtatacatcaaaagttaaaggagtttgaaaatattgataaatgattttttttcaacgacttttttgatttttaattaaatagtttaaggtgagcaatttaaaagaacaacatagttgaattgagctattgaaaatctatcgattagtattttttctaatacaagtatcattattttgcaggctgcgGTGGGGTAGGTAAAAACGtggcatatttaaaaaaaaatcaaacgtcatcttgtttatttgtttttttttttaactattactaTATTCTAATTCCGATTCTTCCCAATCTCTATTAAAATCGCCGAAATTTGTCAATGTTTATAACAAGATTTATATTGCCGAGTATTGTTTAAATTCTAATTGTGTTTTCAGACGTAGTAACTAGTAATTGGAATAATTAaggtttttaaatttgttttaatattatttagatttaaatctTAGTAGGTTTCCGCTAGATATTCCCCAATTAAATGCTTTCGTTAgctagactatattttattaactttttaatgtaacaaatacatttagaaaataaatgtcttCTTTGGGAGGAGTGGAAATTTCGCACACGTATAGTTAATATAGTGAAGGAGGGCAGaatgctcatattttttttaaaatatgcataaaaagtacattaaatcaataaaaaaacattacacaccactatatatttgacacacatacgcATTTGTTGATTGTAAAAGTTTGTAGTCAAATATGagtcaaattgaaaatgtttaaaaaaaggttctatattttcattattttgtggttttcttttatttaaatttttaattttgttcgaGTTTCGACCTTTGGGCGACCACTCACTCActtctcacttcagcctatcgcagtccactgctggacataggcctccccaagttcgcgccacacatcccggtcctccgcaatcctcatccagcctacaccggcaatcttacgtagatcgtcggtccactagtataaataaataaacatataccgTAAAACGGGTGAATCGCGAGGTAAAAATTCAAAAGGGAAAAACCGCTAATGGAATTCGGTaaagctttttattaaattaaaattgcccACAttgatacaaataattttaccgTATATTATAATACCTCATCTTGACTTTAGCAACACCAAACTAGTGAGAAATTTGCAATAAGTTGATAAAACGGAGATATACTGCTACGCATACATATACGCACATTCTGCTTGTACTTCATGATGAAATACAATATATACTATAGGCAGTCCGTTTTGAATGTTTGATCTCAATACTTATACTGCACTCGATTCACAGCAGCTATTAAGTTCATATCCTCTAtatgattttctttatttattttatccatAAACTAGAAACAGCAGTCATTTAAAGATATCGCACATGACTATTCCTATTACCAGCATTTTTTCGGGTTTAAACTTTAGAATTGTGATTACTACGTAATCGATTTAGAAGAATTAGTTTAAAGAATTGCTAGCTCGAATATAACCATGGGTGGGGAGAATGGTTAGAAGTGCTGATGATCCATACAGTAATTGCATACTGCTAAACGCATTGTCAGTAGGCCTTCCACCAAGTAGACAGACAACCTTAAACTAGTGCAGTATTTCTTAGCGTTTTAGTGATGTGGGGACTGTGTGACTTAATTATCGTTTTGCCTGGAACCACTAACTTACTATTTTGGGGTTAAAATcttaagtatttaattatttaagtgtggcgataaaaaaattgtaggtGAGGTAGCCAACTAATGAACTTCACTAATGAAAATCAGCTCCACGCTAccttgattttaaatattttgaattattaactttatttcttgcatttattttaaaaactatgcaTTAACGTCTTAATTAAACGATATGGCGATGGATCGAAGATCAGTATGTAAATATAGATAGTCGCATTTAAGTTTCGATTTCTGCTTGGCATtgaattatgtaattatgtattaaagtaCCAATATGTGTTGCATATCCTTGCAGACCCTTTAGAAAGCACACAAAACAGATACGTAGAGGGGTGATCTTATAAATATCTGATAACGATCAATCTTGAAAGCCAGGAGTTATCTAGTAAAGGAATATTTAAGTGCTCATGAAATTATTAACAATTGAAAGCAAACCACCTATAAGCCTAAGCGCTGTTATGCGTTTATCCAAATTCAACATTTTGAAGAGtgttaaaaaagtgtgtgtgccaGCTCCGACgaacgactggagtttactcctttagatcgactgtctaaTTAGGTACAAAAAAGGCTTATTATGGCCTCtgcaagtttgcgccaaaaatggcgtgaacttatgtgtgttgtccatagtcaccacgctaggcagacGGCTTGTTGAACACTAGGCTGAGTTTGTCGCACCGaggatgctgctgcccgtcttcggtctgtgtatttcaaagtcagcagttgaatggttatcccgtcatcggtcggctttataagttccaagatggtagtggagctgtgttatgtcttactcgcctcttacgacctccaagggaagagagagggtagctatattctttactgccgtagccacacagcgtcaTTTTTTCATATCGtaggccttatatgaaaatcaattcttaaggagtatactccaaaaatataataatatattttatggcatttaatattataatttattatggtGTTTAATATTAATCATATAAGCTCGGTgtgtttatatttaagtaaccaGTACAAATCAACCATTTTGGTCCACCATAAATTTTTGCTAATTTTGATTGATGATTACATCTATGAGCTTTTATGTATCTTCGTGTTTCAGGGGCATACATTACGTTTTTCATAACACTGTTATCGTTAAGTGTACCATTAGAAAGCTGTTGAAGTAGTGTTGCATATTCAGGTTTTGATAATTCGTTTGAAACACGATTCATCTGAAACGATTGGAAAGCATAttagatgaaaaataaaaataaaattataactatataaattatcaattattataaaatttattacttacgACTAATTTTAGTTGTCTATCGGATAATGGAGTTGTAATAGGTCCTAAAATCAAGACACTACTATTTCTTTCTAGGGTGTTAGGGTCTACCAGTACTAGATCGTCCTTATCATTACTTTTGATTTCttcattcaaaattaaaaacataagttCATTGTTTCTATCGGTTGAGACTGATTGTGATTTGTTTGAATAGTTAATTTGcgggttttcttttttaattgtaccTTTACAACACAAAGTTTTTAGTTGAGCAACCAAAAAATCAAAGATTAATTCCTTTTTTCCTTCGGCTAGCCTTTCTTCTTCAAATAATAATCGAGGTCGATTGAGTATCAAACTATGAAGTTTTTTTAGAGCCAAAAAATTTGCATTATTCTTTTGACTTTGAGAAACTATTTctttatgatttaatttataaaaagccGTTTGACTATTGCTTATTTCTGGTAGGCGTTTCTTGTTACCAACATTTGTCAATTTACCCATATTTTCTCTATCTTGACTCggaaaagatattttttcattttgaagaGTTTTACCTTCAAGTGCTATATGTACAATATCATTTAGATCATAAATATTCTTACTTGGATCAACGTTCAATAGTCTTAACAATTCTTCGTCGCTTAATTTGGATAATATGTATGTAGCATCGTCTTCTGAAAGTAAATTATATCAAGATTAACACAATTCTATAGTGGATTCTCTGATCTTAGAGCATTTTGTTACATCTTGAATTCAtatacgtatatacatatacgtatatacatatacgtataAACATATACGTATATTTCGCTTTAGCCGGCTAAATCtaataatatcccactgctgggcaaaggcctctttccccatgtaggagaagggtcagagcttaatccaccgcgctgcctAAATGCTGGTTGCCGGATATCTTCCCTACTCTGAGTAACgatcgggtgtacatgataacaatcgggccAACgacttaaagtgctctccgaggcacggtgggagacccacaaggactgcacaaacacccagaccacggtaaacacgtATGGcccataaaaatgtttgtcatgagcggggatctaacccgcaaccaccagcgcaacagccacaaaccagtgctatgaccgttgcgccaacgcgtcgtgtAAAGGAGCatacatgcataaaaaaaaacataaataaaaaaaaaaacatttataacattataatacTTACTAGAATTTTTCATTATTGATAGTTGTGGTAACGTCGCCTCGTCAGGTAAATATACTTTAGGACTCATAAATTCCACGATGTCATTTTCTGGTTTATTATTATCCATTAAGGAAGAATGTTTTTGTATTGACATTGAATTTGCTACTTGaacctttaaataattttaatgatataaaactaaataggaACATTCTTATTGGGCCTACAAATTAATTcagccagtttttttttttttttttgattaatctgTACTGTCCCACGAAATTAACTGATTAATCAAAGAAATGAAAGCTACCACTTTTCACATCTTTCagttaattttcaaattctatctctaaaaatatttcatctttTGAAGCCAtccaaatattaataaaaattttaattttcccGAAAAAAAGTGAACCGGCGATTTGCTGAATTATACTCCATGCAAACGACCACTATAATCCTAAAGAGCCATATCCGGGAAATACAGTAGGAATGGTGAAATCTTCCGCATACTagctatttaataattttaaattaatgtccCAACGTAAATCTGAAATGTGAATGATCTCACTTCTTTCTCTATctctcttcagcctatcgcagtccactactggaaataggcctccacaagttcgggccaaaaatggcgtgaactcatgtgtgttacccatagtcaccacactgggcaggcggattggtgaccacaggactggctttgtcacaccgaagacgccgtggcccgtctttggtctgtgtatttcaaagccagtggttggatggctatcccaccatcggtcagctttataagtttcaaggtggtagtggaactctcGCTTGCGGAGAGAGGCCGACGAGGCCTCCTCTCTCACCCGCtagtcattctccttctgggacattactgttgCGCaaaaggagaccatcgccttccaggactcgtcgtcccGGAGCATCGcagtgatgacgctcggcagtgacaagtcccctccaaAGACtatcgtcagatcgcgacgcagagccacccatctcgggcacacctcgagggtgtgctgggccgagTCCACCGCTACGCCACAATCATGagatccagtcgtcggctctcTGTGGGCCGTCCGACATAGTAGTCACTAAAGCAGCCGTGTCCgatgagaacctgcgtcagacggaaggtgaggggattgcgcttacggcgcatccaccgctctaGGACCGAATGCAAGTCAGCCGTTACttgtgtgccatacggctgctccgccaggttttcccccacctccgcattagtgcttcttACTCCGTCTGGCGCACCCGTAGGTTCCCGTCCAACGTGGCGTTCTCATCGAGAGCCTTCCTACCCGAGACGTCTCAGTAGTCTCGGCatggacctccgccacgagctcccatgGGGGTGgccagctagagcagtagctacAGCCCACGATCACACTCACCACGATGATCTTCTACGCAGATATCTCTCGTAAGACCCGGGTCAAGCGTATCAATTGCATTATATTACgaatgtatgtaatggaatcacCAGGTTTtagcagattatttattatataaaattttctcttTTCGTAATATATTATTTCGAGTTAATATTTCACCTATCCTCTAGCAGCTACTTTGTACTTCAACAAATGCTTTTACGAACCCCGTGTATAAGTAAATTAGTTTATTTCCTCCAGGCGACAATTTAgctcattaattttatactttattgaacaccacaaatatattacaaacaaagtatAAAGATTACAGTTACAGACAGTTaagtacaattatatatatatacaatactcTTTTGGTCACACCAGATGCACAACATTATCATCAAAAAGTGGATACTGAGTTTTAGTGTTGATACTAGATttgataaaaatgattaaagGGCTTGACgtactctttttttttcttaaaagtgTCAAAGAATAGGcatttacttttcattttcCATCAtaatgttccaatctttgtttttgAACCAGAGTTCCAAGTGCAAAGTAACCTTTCTACAACTTTCAGCTTCAGTTCTTATGGCACGCATTAGCTTACTTTAAAAGTATTTCCGTATCTTTTAATCATagtaaaactatttattgtGTCACTACTAGTCATTAATTAAGCTTCACTTTTGTTTAAATCTAATTTTCATCGACTATTGTGTACAATATCTTGTCATAGAATTTTTTAGACTTCCTGACCTGACTTTTTTCAACACTAAAATCACCACTCTTGAAACGTCGAAACCTTTCTCCATGTATTTTATTAGTTGAATTTATTACTGTACTTGTATTACTGTATTATCTGCGCTTTATCTGCATAATTCTTCAAAATAAAGCAGCAAAGCAAAATCTTCCGCAAATGcaagaaattaaaacaaattttgtataGATTCAAcaataacaagtttttttttttttcaaaaattaaagcataatcaaatatataatatt
This is a stretch of genomic DNA from Melitaea cinxia chromosome 2, ilMelCinx1.1, whole genome shotgun sequence. It encodes these proteins:
- the LOC123660907 gene encoding uncharacterized protein LOC123660907; this translates as MSIQKHSSLMDNNKPENDIVEFMSPKVYLPDEATLPQLSIMKNSKDDATYILSKLSDEELLRLLNVDPSKNIYDLNDIVHIALEGKTLQNEKISFPSQDRENMGKLTNVGNKKRLPEISNSQTAFYKLNHKEIVSQSQKNNANFLALKKLHSLILNRPRLLFEEERLAEGKKELIFDFLVAQLKTLCCKGTIKKENPQINYSNKSQSVSTDRNNELMFLILNEEIKSNDKDDLVLVDPNTLERNSSVLILGPITTPLSDRQLKLVMNRVSNELSKPEYATLLQQLSNGTLNDNSVMKNVMYAPETRRYIKAHRCNHQSKLAKIYGGPKWLICTGYLNINTPSLYD